One genomic segment of Alkalimarinus alittae includes these proteins:
- a CDS encoding 50S ribosomal protein L25/general stress protein Ctc: protein MTDAFVVNAVVRTDKGKGASRRLRRLENLVPAIIYGGDKEPVSLTLKHNEIIKSLESEAFYSHILTISIDGTEESAILKDLQRHPAREEIMHVDFLRVSKNQPITVNVPLHFNNEEQCVGVRLEGGAISHQASDVEISCLPADLPEYIVVDMTDVHVDTIIHLSDLTLPKGVTITALQHGEDHNMPVAAVQKPKGEKVEEGEEASEEAGEE, encoded by the coding sequence ATGACTGATGCATTTGTAGTTAACGCAGTAGTTCGTACAGACAAGGGGAAAGGTGCGAGCCGCCGCCTTCGTCGTTTAGAGAACTTGGTTCCAGCTATCATTTACGGTGGCGATAAAGAGCCTGTATCTTTAACACTTAAGCACAATGAGATCATCAAGTCTTTAGAAAGTGAAGCTTTTTACTCTCACATTCTGACCATCAGCATTGACGGCACAGAAGAAAGCGCAATCTTGAAAGACCTTCAGCGCCACCCTGCACGTGAAGAAATCATGCACGTTGACTTTTTGCGTGTAAGCAAAAACCAACCTATCACTGTAAACGTTCCTCTTCACTTCAACAACGAAGAGCAGTGTGTTGGTGTTCGATTAGAAGGCGGTGCAATCTCTCACCAAGCTTCAGATGTTGAAATCAGCTGCCTACCTGCTGATCTTCCTGAGTACATCGTAGTTGACATGACTGATGTTCACGTAGACACCATTATTCACCTGTCAGACCTTACTCTTCCTAAAGGCGTTACCATTACTGCACTACAGCACGGCGAAGACCACAACATGCCTGTTGCAGCAGTACAAAAGCCTAAAGGCGAAAAAGTAGAAGAAGGTGAAGAAGCTTCAGAGGAAGCAGGCGAAGAATAA
- the hemA gene encoding glutamyl-tRNA reductase, which yields MALLALGINHKTASVAVREKVAFSPEKIVAALQEAQQVSVVNEVAILSTCNRTELYCATELEGSRALLEWLGNYHDLQLGELESCSYAHWDEDAARHMMKVASGLDSLVLGEPQILGQLKSAYATARDAQTIGGELGRLFEQTFSVAKRVRTDTAIGENPVSVAYAAVHLASNIFTDMSKNRALLIGAGKTVELVARHLKEAGVRDITVANRTLSRAQELANEIQGDAILLSDIPDRLPYADIVIASTASQLPILGKGAVERALKMRKHRPIFMVDIAVPRDIEPQVGELQDVYLYTVDDLKQVIDENVKSREGAAREAEHLVESGAADFMFQTRALSATSTLKQFRGQVEDIRDLEVEKALRVIRNGGDPEAVLKGLARGLTNKIIHSPTVQVRKASAEGRIEVTDWLRELFELPTSKQDSTAEDKH from the coding sequence ATGGCGTTGCTGGCGTTAGGTATTAATCATAAAACTGCCTCGGTTGCAGTACGCGAGAAGGTTGCCTTTTCGCCAGAAAAAATAGTCGCTGCGCTTCAGGAAGCTCAACAGGTTTCTGTGGTGAACGAAGTGGCTATCTTATCGACCTGTAACCGCACAGAGCTTTATTGCGCGACTGAACTTGAAGGTAGCCGAGCCTTGCTTGAGTGGTTAGGGAATTATCATGATTTGCAATTGGGCGAGCTCGAGTCATGTAGTTATGCGCACTGGGATGAAGACGCTGCTAGGCATATGATGAAAGTTGCTAGTGGTCTCGATTCATTAGTTTTAGGCGAACCTCAAATTTTAGGGCAGTTAAAGTCTGCTTATGCCACTGCGCGTGATGCTCAAACCATCGGTGGAGAGTTAGGGCGGCTTTTCGAACAAACCTTTTCAGTTGCCAAGCGTGTTAGAACCGATACCGCCATTGGCGAAAACCCCGTTTCAGTTGCGTATGCTGCAGTACACTTAGCGAGTAATATATTCACCGATATGAGCAAAAATAGGGCGCTTTTAATTGGTGCGGGTAAGACCGTTGAGCTGGTGGCGCGACATTTAAAAGAAGCCGGCGTACGTGATATCACCGTTGCCAATAGAACCTTATCTAGAGCGCAAGAGCTTGCTAATGAAATTCAGGGTGATGCGATTCTTTTGTCGGATATCCCTGATCGTCTTCCGTATGCCGATATTGTTATTGCCTCAACGGCTAGTCAGTTACCTATTTTGGGCAAAGGCGCTGTTGAGCGTGCCTTGAAGATGAGAAAGCATCGGCCGATATTTATGGTAGATATTGCTGTTCCCCGTGATATAGAACCTCAGGTTGGCGAACTACAAGACGTATATCTTTATACCGTTGATGATTTAAAACAGGTCATTGATGAGAACGTAAAATCTCGAGAAGGTGCTGCACGAGAAGCAGAGCACTTGGTTGAAAGTGGTGCTGCTGACTTTATGTTTCAAACCCGAGCGTTATCGGCCACTAGCACGCTTAAGCAGTTTCGCGGTCAGGTAGAAGATATTAGAGATCTTGAAGTAGAGAAAGCACTAAGAGTGATTCGAAACGGCGGCGACCCTGAGGCGGTACTTAAAGGGTTGGCTCGAGGTTTGACAAATAAAATTATTCATAGCCCAACTGTTCAAGTGCGTAAAGCCTCTGCAGAAGGGCGAATAGAGGTCACTGACTGGCTAAGAGAGTTGTTTGAATTGCCGACCTCCAAGCAAGATTCTACCGCTGAAGATAAGCATTAA
- the ispE gene encoding 4-(cytidine 5'-diphospho)-2-C-methyl-D-erythritol kinase — protein MKQTTLTLPAPAKLNLFLHINGRRKDGYHELQTLFQFIDRCDTLCFTTTSDDNIQVSPPIKGVRLEDNLIYKAAKLLTPYKTATSGVLINIDKKLPMGGGLGGGSSDAATTLVALNTLWQCNRSTEQLMALGLSLGADVPIFVRGQASWAEGVGEILTPANPIESWYVILTPDCHVDTGEIFSHQRLTRDTPKMKIAPALEGDVKNYRNDCENIVSELYPEVKLAIETLNKHGRSRLTGTGACVFAAFDSKEKAELAFSKLPKSIKGFISKGLNSSPLLR, from the coding sequence ATGAAGCAAACAACACTCACCCTACCCGCACCTGCTAAGCTCAACCTATTTCTTCACATTAACGGTAGACGGAAAGATGGCTACCATGAGCTCCAAACGCTATTTCAGTTTATTGATCGCTGCGACACCCTGTGCTTCACAACAACATCTGACGATAACATACAGGTAAGCCCTCCCATAAAGGGCGTCCGTCTTGAGGACAACCTCATCTACAAGGCCGCAAAACTTCTGACCCCCTATAAAACGGCCACGTCTGGAGTATTGATTAATATCGACAAAAAATTACCCATGGGAGGAGGTCTTGGCGGCGGCAGCTCAGATGCCGCCACAACACTGGTTGCCCTTAACACGCTTTGGCAGTGTAACCGAAGCACCGAGCAACTCATGGCGCTAGGTCTATCCCTCGGCGCAGACGTCCCTATATTTGTTAGAGGTCAAGCATCTTGGGCTGAAGGTGTAGGCGAAATATTAACGCCCGCCAACCCCATTGAGTCTTGGTACGTAATCCTTACACCTGACTGTCACGTAGACACCGGTGAAATTTTTTCTCACCAACGCTTGACAAGAGACACGCCAAAGATGAAAATAGCGCCCGCTCTTGAGGGAGACGTCAAGAACTACCGCAATGACTGTGAGAACATTGTTAGCGAACTCTATCCAGAGGTAAAGCTTGCAATTGAAACACTTAACAAGCACGGTAGATCAAGACTAACAGGAACAGGCGCATGCGTATTCGCAGCATTTGATTCTAAAGAAAAAGCTGAATTAGCCTTTTCTAAACTTCCCAAAAGCATTAAAGGTTTCATAAGTAAAGGACTCAACTCCTCCCCCTTATTGCGTTGA
- a CDS encoding tetratricopeptide repeat protein — MNNTSKALSTIVLSALITGCSMQSLNKQPTSDNLVDNTPKQTDDQFPLADPEIEYAEFDAETMYALLTAEIAAQRGRYDITLLNYVQQARDTKDLAIIQRAFRIAQFLKASNAQLQLSKTWAEVEPNDIEANQLAAFHHARNKKYEEAMVYMERIIELGGDADLDRLAAHSKTLTHEEQQTLLNLYTALYQRHPENKEVIYSLAVMQKNTEHTGEAITTLAPLLKKDPEFQPAVLLQAGLLYDQGKLDEATQYLKEQTVIFPENRKMGTLYGRLLIDSKQLDEAQSVFKDLMERFPEAAGLRLSYALVSLENKDEDEAIEQFNLLLDAQQHTNESHFYLGRIADSKKDTGNAIHHYLNVESGTHFYSSISRASFLLAQEGRLNDALMGLEKLRQAAPDQAENFWLIEVNLLLDINEDDLALGSINIALMDFPKNSKLLYSRSMLLDKANRLEEMEADLRTILAAEPNNAVALNALGYTLADKTSRLMEAFDLISKAHELNPNNPAILDSMGWVYYKMGNLEKSLEYLTLAYSQFPDPEVAAHLGEVLWQKGNKDEALKLWQESLKGKSTNTIVQDTMQKLGVTFTDEPTTQQP; from the coding sequence ATGAATAACACCTCTAAAGCGCTATCCACTATCGTACTTTCTGCTTTGATTACAGGCTGTTCAATGCAGTCACTCAATAAGCAGCCAACCTCAGATAATTTAGTAGATAACACACCCAAGCAAACAGACGACCAATTCCCCCTCGCTGACCCAGAAATCGAGTATGCAGAGTTTGATGCAGAAACCATGTATGCGCTGTTAACCGCAGAAATTGCAGCTCAACGCGGACGCTACGACATCACCCTTCTAAACTATGTCCAGCAAGCCCGCGACACTAAAGACCTGGCCATTATTCAGCGTGCATTTCGAATTGCTCAATTTCTAAAAGCAAGCAACGCTCAACTCCAGCTTTCAAAAACCTGGGCAGAAGTAGAGCCTAACGACATAGAAGCCAACCAACTGGCAGCCTTCCATCATGCTCGCAACAAGAAGTATGAAGAAGCAATGGTTTATATGGAGAGAATCATCGAGTTAGGTGGCGACGCCGACTTAGATAGATTAGCCGCACACTCAAAAACACTTACACACGAAGAACAGCAAACATTACTCAACCTTTATACGGCTTTATACCAACGACACCCCGAAAATAAAGAAGTTATCTATAGCCTTGCCGTAATGCAAAAAAACACCGAGCATACCGGTGAGGCCATTACCACCTTAGCCCCGCTACTAAAAAAAGACCCTGAATTTCAACCCGCTGTGCTATTACAAGCAGGGCTACTTTATGACCAAGGAAAGTTAGACGAAGCCACCCAATACCTAAAAGAGCAGACCGTTATTTTTCCTGAAAACCGAAAAATGGGCACACTGTACGGCCGACTACTTATCGACAGCAAACAACTCGATGAGGCTCAGTCAGTATTCAAAGATCTAATGGAACGATTCCCAGAGGCTGCAGGCTTAAGGCTATCTTATGCTCTAGTCTCATTAGAAAATAAAGATGAAGATGAAGCCATTGAACAATTCAACCTACTTTTAGACGCTCAGCAGCACACCAATGAGTCTCATTTTTATCTCGGTAGAATCGCAGACAGCAAAAAAGACACAGGTAATGCAATCCACCATTATTTAAATGTAGAAAGCGGCACACATTTTTACTCCTCCATCTCTAGAGCTAGTTTTTTATTGGCTCAAGAAGGACGTCTTAATGATGCATTAATGGGCCTAGAAAAATTACGCCAAGCCGCACCCGACCAAGCAGAAAACTTTTGGCTAATAGAAGTTAACCTACTGCTCGACATTAACGAAGATGACCTCGCATTAGGCTCTATCAACATAGCACTAATGGACTTCCCAAAGAACTCCAAACTCCTCTATTCAAGGTCTATGCTACTAGACAAAGCAAACAGACTTGAAGAGATGGAAGCAGACCTACGCACTATTTTAGCGGCTGAACCCAATAATGCCGTTGCACTTAACGCGCTGGGCTATACCCTTGCAGATAAAACATCAAGACTAATGGAAGCCTTTGACCTTATCTCAAAAGCGCATGAACTAAACCCAAACAACCCTGCAATCCTTGATAGTATGGGTTGGGTTTACTACAAAATGGGCAACCTTGAAAAATCACTTGAGTACCTAACATTAGCCTACTCGCAATTCCCTGACCCTGAAGTAGCCGCCCATTTAGGTGAAGTTTTATGGCAAAAAGGGAATAAAGATGAAGCGCTTAAGCTTTGGCAAGAATCCCTTAAAGGAAAGAGCACCAACACCATTGTCCAAGACACCATGCAGAAACTAGGCGTAACATTTACTGATGAGCCAACCACCCAGCAACCATAA
- the ychF gene encoding redox-regulated ATPase YchF yields MGFKCGIVGLPNVGKSTLFNALTKAGIGAENFPFCTIEPNAGVVPMPDPRLDKLAAIVKPERVLPTTMEFVDIAGLVAGASKGEGLGNQFLANIRETDAIAHVVRCFEDDNVIHVASKIDPAADIDVINTELALSDLDSVEKGVKRLGRIAKGGDKTAKAQIDILERLLPHLNEAKPVRTAGLTDEELALLQELHLLTIKPTMYIANVDEDGFENNPHLDTVRAIAAEENALVVPICNKLEAEIAELDDEEKEEFLADLGMEEAGLDRVIRAGYSLLGLQTYFTAGVKEVRAWTVRIGATAPQAAAVIHTDFEKGFIRAEVTAYDDFIEFNGEQGAKEAGKWGLEGKEYIVKDGDIMHFRFNV; encoded by the coding sequence ATGGGTTTCAAATGTGGCATTGTCGGCCTACCAAACGTAGGTAAATCGACTCTATTTAACGCGCTTACCAAAGCAGGTATAGGTGCTGAGAACTTTCCGTTCTGCACCATCGAGCCAAATGCTGGTGTTGTCCCTATGCCCGACCCACGCCTAGATAAGCTTGCAGCCATCGTCAAGCCTGAGCGCGTACTTCCAACCACCATGGAGTTTGTCGATATTGCAGGCCTTGTTGCAGGCGCTTCAAAAGGTGAAGGTCTAGGCAACCAATTCTTAGCCAACATTCGAGAAACAGATGCAATCGCACATGTTGTTCGCTGTTTTGAAGATGACAACGTTATTCACGTTGCATCAAAAATAGATCCCGCTGCCGATATTGATGTAATCAATACCGAATTAGCGTTATCAGACCTTGATAGCGTTGAGAAAGGGGTCAAACGCTTAGGCCGAATCGCCAAAGGCGGCGATAAAACAGCCAAAGCACAAATAGATATTTTAGAAAGACTACTACCTCACCTAAATGAAGCCAAACCCGTTCGCACCGCCGGCCTCACAGATGAAGAGCTAGCCCTTCTACAAGAGCTTCACTTGCTGACCATTAAGCCAACAATGTATATCGCAAACGTTGACGAAGACGGATTCGAAAACAACCCGCACTTAGACACCGTTAGAGCGATTGCAGCAGAAGAAAACGCACTTGTAGTGCCTATCTGCAACAAACTTGAAGCAGAGATTGCCGAGCTAGATGATGAAGAAAAAGAAGAGTTCCTTGCAGACCTAGGCATGGAAGAAGCAGGCTTAGATCGTGTAATCCGTGCGGGGTACTCTCTTTTAGGCCTTCAAACCTACTTCACTGCCGGCGTAAAAGAAGTTCGCGCATGGACAGTTCGCATTGGAGCCACAGCCCCTCAAGCAGCTGCCGTTATTCATACCGACTTTGAAAAAGGCTTTATTCGTGCAGAAGTAACCGCCTATGATGACTTTATCGAGTTCAATGGCGAGCAAGGCGCTAAAGAAGCTGGGAAGTGGGGCTTAGAAGGAAAAGAGTACATCGTAAAAGATGGCGATATTATGCACTTCCGCTTCAACGTCTAA
- a CDS encoding ribose-phosphate pyrophosphokinase, translated as MVFTGNANPKLAAQVVEALHIPMGNAVVEKFSDGEISVEINENVRGRDVFIIQPTCHPTNDNIMELIVMADALRRASATRITAVVPYFGYARQDRRVRSKRVAISAKVVADMMTGVGIDRLLTVDLHADQIQGFFDIPVDNIYATPVLVDDIERANYENFMVVSPDVGGVVRARAMAKRLNDVDLAIIDKRRPKANVSQVMHIIGDVKGKTCILIDDIVDTAGTLCKAAEALKEHGAEKVIAYITHPVLSGPAIENITNSTLDELIVADTIPLSDKAQKCGKIRPLSMASLLAESIRRICNEESISAMFD; from the coding sequence ATGGTATTTACTGGTAACGCTAATCCAAAACTGGCTGCTCAAGTCGTTGAGGCTCTCCACATTCCTATGGGAAACGCAGTCGTTGAAAAGTTTAGCGATGGGGAAATCTCAGTAGAAATCAATGAAAATGTACGAGGAAGAGACGTTTTCATCATTCAGCCGACCTGCCACCCCACCAACGACAACATCATGGAACTTATCGTAATGGCTGACGCCTTACGTAGAGCTTCAGCTACTCGAATCACGGCCGTTGTACCTTATTTTGGTTACGCACGACAAGATCGTCGTGTTCGCTCAAAGCGAGTCGCTATTAGCGCGAAAGTAGTTGCAGACATGATGACAGGTGTAGGCATAGACCGCCTTTTAACCGTAGACCTTCATGCCGATCAAATACAAGGGTTCTTTGATATCCCCGTTGATAACATTTACGCAACGCCGGTTCTAGTTGACGATATCGAACGCGCCAATTACGAAAACTTCATGGTTGTATCACCAGACGTAGGTGGTGTTGTTCGCGCAAGAGCCATGGCAAAACGCCTAAACGATGTCGATTTAGCAATCATTGATAAGCGTCGCCCAAAAGCAAACGTATCTCAAGTAATGCATATCATCGGCGATGTAAAAGGAAAGACCTGTATTCTTATCGATGACATCGTTGATACTGCAGGCACACTTTGTAAAGCTGCTGAAGCACTTAAAGAACACGGCGCTGAAAAAGTAATTGCATATATTACTCACCCAGTACTCTCAGGGCCTGCAATTGAAAATATTACAAATTCAACTCTCGACGAGTTGATCGTGGCTGACACCATACCACTTAGTGACAAAGCACAAAAATGTGGTAAAATCCGCCCCCTTTCGATGGCCAGCCTACTTGCAGAGTCCATTAGAAGGATTTGCAACGAAGAATCAATCAGCGCCATGTTTGACTAA
- a CDS encoding tyrosine-type recombinase/integrase: protein MQKRRTTGLRQIKGIWHIDKTINGQRFCQSCGTSEKQEAEEMLARLIDQQRKARLFGERPDRIFRVAATKYLEDYCHKKSIGCDANDLIKLDEFIGDVYLKDIHNGTLEKFIKARKKDGVKSGTVNRSLAVLKIILNLCVNEWRDQQGLTWLETIPKISNVDWKDKRKPRPISWSEQNKLFSKLPEHLREACLYKVNTGCREQEVCQLQWDWEVQIPELKTSVFILPEWVTKNGKERVVVLNSTAMAVINRQRGKHEERVFTYQGKPLAGLNEGAWQRHRKKVGLSDVRIHDLRHTTGRRLRAAGVPKETRSDILGHDNGDMTSHYSIAEIDELIEAVEKIADESTSATPTLNSLRNDQSRKNHEDIKKELTI, encoded by the coding sequence ATGCAAAAAAGAAGAACCACAGGCCTCAGGCAAATCAAAGGCATTTGGCATATCGACAAAACCATCAACGGTCAAAGATTTTGCCAAAGCTGCGGCACGAGCGAAAAACAAGAAGCCGAAGAGATGCTAGCAAGGTTGATAGATCAACAGAGAAAAGCGAGGCTCTTTGGCGAGCGGCCTGATAGAATTTTTAGGGTTGCTGCGACTAAATACCTCGAAGACTATTGCCATAAGAAAAGCATAGGTTGTGATGCAAATGATCTCATAAAGCTTGATGAGTTTATCGGTGACGTGTATTTAAAGGATATTCATAACGGTACTCTAGAAAAGTTTATCAAAGCTCGTAAGAAGGATGGCGTTAAGTCTGGGACGGTTAACAGAAGCCTTGCTGTGCTGAAAATTATTCTAAATCTGTGTGTGAACGAATGGCGGGATCAACAAGGGCTTACCTGGCTAGAAACGATTCCTAAGATCTCAAATGTTGACTGGAAGGATAAACGTAAGCCACGACCGATTTCATGGAGTGAACAGAACAAGTTATTTTCTAAATTGCCTGAGCATTTAAGAGAGGCTTGTTTATATAAGGTAAATACAGGATGCAGAGAGCAGGAAGTATGTCAGTTGCAATGGGACTGGGAGGTACAAATACCTGAGCTAAAGACTTCCGTGTTTATTCTTCCAGAATGGGTTACGAAGAATGGGAAGGAAAGGGTAGTAGTTTTAAACTCTACTGCTATGGCAGTGATTAATCGTCAAAGAGGTAAGCACGAAGAGAGGGTGTTCACCTATCAGGGTAAACCATTGGCGGGGTTAAATGAAGGGGCTTGGCAGCGCCATAGAAAAAAAGTTGGACTGTCTGATGTCAGAATTCACGATTTACGACATACCACTGGCAGGCGTTTAAGAGCTGCTGGAGTTCCCAAGGAAACAAGAAGTGATATTTTGGGGCATGATAATGGTGATATGACTAGTCATTATTCGATTGCTGAAATTGATGAATTGATAGAAGCAGTTGAAAAAATTGCGGATGAAAGTACTTCAGCAACACCGACTTTAAACTCACTTAGAAATGATCAATCACGAAAAAATCACGAAGACATAAAAAAAGAGCTTACAATATGA
- the pth gene encoding aminoacyl-tRNA hydrolase, which yields MSNSIRLIVGLGNPGKEYENTRHNAGALFVEALAKSAGSNLRPERKYHGLYAKVNVHGNDLHLLNPTTFMNRSGLSVNALCQFFKIQPEEVLVAHDELDIPCGTLKLKQGGGHGGHNGLRDIISHFGGNKQFYRLRLGIDHPGSSERVTGHVLGKIGKQESEQLTAVFDEIDRVLPEIINGDWQKAMNRLHAFKA from the coding sequence ATGTCGAACAGTATTCGCTTAATCGTTGGTTTGGGAAATCCAGGCAAAGAATATGAGAATACCCGCCATAATGCTGGGGCTCTTTTTGTTGAAGCGCTTGCAAAAAGTGCAGGCAGCAACCTCAGACCCGAAAGAAAATACCACGGACTTTATGCCAAAGTTAATGTTCACGGTAACGACCTACACCTTTTAAACCCTACCACCTTTATGAATCGTAGCGGACTTTCCGTTAACGCTCTCTGCCAATTCTTTAAAATCCAACCTGAAGAAGTTTTAGTCGCGCATGACGAACTCGATATACCCTGTGGCACCCTTAAGCTAAAGCAAGGCGGCGGCCATGGCGGTCATAACGGGCTACGAGATATCATTAGTCACTTTGGCGGCAACAAGCAATTTTATAGACTGCGCCTAGGAATCGATCACCCTGGCAGCAGCGAGCGCGTAACTGGCCATGTATTAGGCAAAATCGGAAAACAAGAAAGCGAGCAACTCACCGCTGTGTTTGACGAAATAGACAGAGTGCTCCCTGAGATTATTAATGGCGATTGGCAAAAAGCCATGAACCGCCTTCACGCCTTTAAAGCCTAA
- the prfA gene encoding peptide chain release factor 1: MKASIVAKLDNISERYEEIAALLSDPGVISDQNKFRDLSKEYAELEPVVKCFADYKQVDNDIEEANMLLQDGDADMREMAQEELTDAESRKEVLALELQKLLLPKDPNDTHNVFLEIRAGTGGDEAAIFAGDLFRMYSRYAETQRWKVEVVSESLGEHGGYREIITRLVGDGVYGQLKFESGAHRVQRVPETESQGRIHTSACTVAVMPEADSLEEIDINKGDLRIDTFRASGAGGQHVNKTDSAIRITHLPSGIVVECQDERSQHKNKARAMSLLQAKLNSSQKDAADKEQADARKSLVGSGDRSERIRTYNYPQGRITDHRINLTLYKLAEVTEGDLNPIIEPLLQEYQADLLASLSED, encoded by the coding sequence ATGAAAGCATCAATAGTTGCAAAGCTGGATAACATTAGTGAGCGCTACGAAGAAATAGCCGCTCTACTTAGCGATCCAGGTGTTATCTCAGATCAGAATAAATTTCGGGACCTGTCTAAAGAATATGCTGAACTAGAACCCGTTGTTAAGTGTTTTGCTGATTATAAGCAAGTAGATAATGATATTGAAGAAGCGAATATGCTGCTTCAAGATGGCGATGCAGATATGCGTGAAATGGCTCAGGAAGAGCTGACTGATGCAGAGTCTCGTAAAGAAGTTTTAGCGCTTGAGCTACAAAAGCTTCTATTACCTAAAGACCCGAATGATACGCACAACGTATTTCTTGAAATACGTGCGGGTACCGGTGGTGATGAGGCGGCTATTTTTGCTGGTGATTTATTTCGAATGTACTCCCGCTATGCCGAAACGCAACGTTGGAAAGTAGAAGTGGTGAGCGAAAGCCTAGGCGAGCATGGTGGTTATCGTGAAATCATTACACGGTTGGTAGGTGATGGTGTTTATGGTCAGTTGAAATTTGAGTCGGGTGCGCATCGTGTACAGCGAGTGCCTGAAACAGAATCACAAGGGCGAATACACACTTCAGCTTGCACGGTGGCGGTAATGCCTGAGGCTGATTCATTAGAAGAGATCGATATTAATAAAGGTGATCTCAGAATTGATACCTTTAGGGCGTCTGGAGCTGGTGGTCAGCACGTAAACAAAACTGACTCAGCTATTCGAATTACTCACTTGCCGAGTGGTATTGTGGTGGAGTGTCAGGATGAGCGTTCACAGCATAAAAACAAAGCTCGAGCGATGTCTCTGCTGCAGGCTAAGTTAAATTCTTCTCAGAAAGATGCCGCGGATAAAGAGCAGGCTGATGCCCGTAAGAGTTTGGTCGGTAGTGGTGATCGTTCGGAGCGAATCCGCACATATAACTACCCTCAGGGGCGTATTACTGACCACCGCATCAACCTTACGCTGTATAAATTGGCAGAAGTGACGGAAGGTGATTTAAACCCTATCATCGAACCGTTGCTGCAGGAGTATCAGGCTGATCTTCTTGCTTCATTAAGCGAAGATTAA
- the lolB gene encoding lipoprotein insertase outer membrane protein LolB, whose protein sequence is MSQPPSNHNSTTKMRHSALTSKPPFWAFSFLLVLLIQGCASTPETPLTLTLTQPHNWQTTIAQISAIDHWAFSGKIGVRVPERIDSAVINRWQQDDNQFTIDLSSAIFGLGATRIEGNPDFITMTESGEEPITSYNPRGLIQQHIGWPLPIAQLRYWVKGIPAPERTQTDQVTALKFDDKGQLSQLNQNGWQINLSKYALFGQVNLPRKVVLRQHQAKITVIINEWQLH, encoded by the coding sequence ATGAGCCAACCACCCAGCAACCATAACTCGACAACCAAGATGAGACACTCAGCACTCACATCAAAGCCACCTTTCTGGGCTTTTAGCTTCCTGCTGGTACTACTGATACAAGGGTGTGCAAGCACCCCAGAGACACCCTTAACCTTAACGCTCACCCAACCCCATAACTGGCAGACGACGATTGCTCAAATATCAGCAATTGACCACTGGGCATTCTCAGGAAAGATAGGCGTGAGGGTGCCTGAGCGAATCGATAGCGCCGTCATCAATCGCTGGCAACAAGACGACAACCAGTTTACTATCGACCTATCATCAGCCATCTTCGGTCTTGGCGCCACCCGCATAGAAGGCAACCCTGATTTTATTACCATGACAGAATCAGGAGAAGAACCTATAACGTCTTACAACCCCAGAGGACTCATCCAGCAGCATATCGGATGGCCACTTCCTATCGCACAACTAAGATACTGGGTTAAAGGTATTCCTGCACCCGAACGAACACAAACAGACCAAGTAACCGCACTCAAGTTTGACGACAAGGGTCAACTATCTCAGCTCAATCAAAATGGCTGGCAGATCAACCTCTCTAAATACGCCCTTTTCGGCCAAGTTAACCTGCCCCGAAAAGTCGTTTTGCGGCAACATCAAGCCAAAATAACCGTTATTATCAATGAATGGCAACTACATTAA